The following coding sequences lie in one Herpetosiphon gulosus genomic window:
- a CDS encoding ABC transporter ATP-binding protein: MQFPLARYRRLLATYLKPQRGRVLSLGCLVFIGIGLQLLNPQIMRQFLDSALAAQPLEQLTNLALLFMSIAFGQQFLALGAVYLSEQIGWTATNALRADLTAHCLGLDSRFHNQKTPGELIERIDGDVTTLANFFTQFIIQLLGNGLLLLGIIVALALEDWRVAAGLIVCVAAAISLLQKMQRVGVPLWGESRQASAELFGFLEERLAATEDIRSSGARNYVMQQLYRQMLVLYRKTRKAELATAWLYNAGQSMFIIASGLGLGIGIYLYQQQQTTIGGVYIITAYIGLLTTPLEQILRQIQEFQKASASILRIDELRQQQPSIVDGTGPTIPQQALDLRFEQVSFGYSADTPVLQSLSFELPARQILGVLGRTGSGKTSLIRLLLRLYDPHQGTIRLGGIDIRSTSLADLRRSIGFVTQDVQLFHASVRDNLSLFDQTIADHQLLAALEALGLTSWLNSLEHGLDTQIKPNGLSAGQAQLLAFARILLKDPRLIILDEASSRLDPASEAIVERALDRLLVGRTAIIIAHRLATLQRADAILVLDAGIIREFGPRQALLQNPQSQYSQLLQRGLSEVLA, encoded by the coding sequence ATGCAGTTTCCGCTAGCGCGTTATCGTCGTTTACTGGCAACCTATCTCAAGCCACAGCGCGGGCGGGTGCTCAGCTTGGGATGCTTAGTTTTTATAGGCATCGGCTTGCAATTGCTTAATCCGCAAATTATGCGCCAATTTTTAGATTCGGCTCTAGCTGCTCAACCTTTGGAGCAACTGACCAATTTGGCACTGCTCTTTATGAGCATCGCCTTTGGTCAGCAATTTTTAGCGCTCGGCGCGGTTTATCTGAGCGAGCAAATTGGCTGGACAGCAACCAATGCCTTACGCGCCGACTTGACCGCCCATTGCCTAGGTTTGGATAGTCGTTTTCACAATCAAAAAACACCAGGCGAACTAATTGAGCGAATCGACGGCGATGTTACGACCTTAGCTAACTTTTTCACCCAGTTTATTATTCAATTGCTCGGCAATGGCTTGTTGCTGCTGGGGATTATTGTGGCTTTGGCCTTGGAAGATTGGCGGGTTGCGGCTGGGTTGATCGTCTGTGTGGCGGCGGCGATCAGCCTGTTACAAAAAATGCAGCGAGTTGGTGTGCCACTCTGGGGCGAATCACGCCAAGCTAGTGCTGAGCTATTTGGCTTTTTAGAAGAACGGCTCGCCGCAACCGAGGATATTCGCTCAAGCGGCGCACGCAATTATGTGATGCAACAACTTTATCGCCAAATGCTCGTGCTCTATCGTAAAACTCGTAAAGCTGAGCTGGCCACCGCTTGGCTGTATAACGCTGGTCAATCGATGTTTATTATCGCCAGTGGCTTAGGCTTGGGTATTGGTATCTACCTGTATCAACAGCAACAAACCACGATCGGCGGCGTGTATATCATCACTGCCTATATTGGCTTGCTCACCACGCCGCTCGAGCAAATTTTGCGCCAAATTCAGGAGTTTCAAAAAGCCAGTGCCAGCATTTTGCGCATCGATGAACTGCGCCAACAGCAACCATCAATTGTTGATGGCACTGGCCCGACAATCCCGCAACAAGCGCTTGATCTACGGTTTGAGCAAGTTTCGTTTGGCTATAGCGCCGATACGCCAGTCTTGCAGTCACTTTCATTTGAATTGCCAGCCCGCCAGATTTTAGGCGTTTTGGGGCGGACTGGTAGCGGCAAAACGAGCCTGATTCGGCTTTTATTACGCTTGTATGATCCGCATCAAGGCACAATTCGTTTAGGCGGCATCGATATTCGCAGCACCAGTTTAGCCGATTTGCGCCGCTCGATTGGCTTTGTGACCCAAGATGTGCAACTCTTTCATGCCAGCGTTCGCGACAACCTGAGCTTGTTCGATCAAACAATTGCTGATCACCAATTGCTTGCTGCCTTAGAAGCCCTTGGCCTAACCAGCTGGCTTAACAGCCTTGAACATGGCCTCGATACACAGATCAAGCCAAATGGGCTTTCAGCGGGCCAAGCTCAGCTCTTAGCATTCGCGCGAATTTTGCTCAAAGATCCACGATTAATTATCCTCGATGAGGCTTCATCACGGCTCGATCCAGCGAGTGAGGCGATTGTCGAGCGGGCCTTAGATCGGCTGTTGGTAGGCCGCACCGCGATTATTATTGCTCATCGGTTGGCAACCTTGCAACGCGCCGATGCAATTTTAGTGCTCGATGCTGGCATAATTCGCGAGTTTGGCCCACGCCAAGCCCTGTTACAAAACCCTCAATCGCAGTATAGCCAGTTGCTGCAACGTGGCTTAAGCGAGGTGCTGGCATGA
- the ectB gene encoding diaminobutyrate--2-oxoglutarate transaminase, which produces MQREITTINTTAFDQYESNVRSYCRSFPTVFRQAQGALLYNEQQRAYIDFFAGAGALNYGHNNPQIKQVLLEYLESDQIMHGLDMYTSAKRSFLERFNQVILAPRNLPYKVQFCGPTGANAVEAALKLARKVTGRTSVISFMGGYHGLSLGGLAVTGNADHRAAAGVPLAHTNFLPYPRGPLAAIDSLNYLETVLTDTHSGFDKPAAIILETIQAEGGIYVAPTEWLQGLRHLCDRHGIVLICDDIQVGCGRTGSFFSFEDAGIVPDLVTLSKSISGYGLPMALVLIKPEYDQWQPAEHTGTFRGNQLAFVGATAALDYWQTDTFSKAIHTLAQQLETFLQTQLLPLDQRLTIRGKGLVWGIDFAELGPAASKAIMQECFAQGLIIERVGRGDSVLKIMPPLTIDSALLAQGCAILQQVVQTYLASTKE; this is translated from the coding sequence ATGCAACGTGAAATAACGACGATCAATACCACCGCGTTCGACCAATACGAATCCAATGTGCGCTCATACTGCCGTTCGTTTCCAACGGTGTTTCGCCAAGCGCAAGGCGCGTTGCTGTATAACGAGCAACAACGCGCCTATATCGATTTCTTCGCTGGAGCGGGCGCACTCAACTACGGCCATAACAATCCGCAGATCAAACAAGTGTTGCTTGAGTATCTCGAATCCGACCAAATTATGCATGGCTTGGATATGTATACTAGTGCCAAACGCAGTTTCTTGGAGCGTTTCAATCAGGTTATTTTAGCGCCGCGCAACTTGCCCTATAAAGTTCAATTTTGTGGGCCAACTGGCGCAAATGCAGTCGAGGCGGCGCTAAAACTGGCGCGAAAAGTCACAGGTCGCACGAGCGTGATCAGTTTTATGGGCGGCTATCATGGCTTGTCGCTCGGTGGTTTAGCGGTCACGGGCAATGCCGATCATCGTGCTGCGGCTGGCGTGCCACTGGCGCACACCAACTTTTTGCCCTATCCTCGTGGCCCGCTAGCTGCAATTGACTCATTAAATTACCTTGAAACGGTGTTGACCGATACCCATTCAGGCTTCGATAAACCAGCAGCGATCATTCTGGAGACAATTCAGGCGGAAGGTGGCATTTACGTCGCCCCAACCGAATGGCTCCAAGGCCTGCGCCATCTGTGTGATCGCCATGGCATTGTGTTGATTTGCGATGATATTCAGGTAGGTTGTGGTCGGACTGGGAGCTTTTTCTCGTTTGAGGACGCTGGAATTGTGCCCGATTTAGTGACGCTTTCCAAGTCGATTAGCGGTTATGGCTTGCCCATGGCGCTGGTCTTGATCAAGCCTGAATATGATCAATGGCAGCCAGCCGAGCATACTGGTACATTTCGTGGTAATCAATTGGCGTTTGTGGGGGCAACCGCTGCACTTGATTATTGGCAAACTGACACATTCAGCAAGGCCATTCATACGCTGGCTCAGCAACTCGAAACCTTTTTGCAAACCCAACTATTACCGCTCGATCAGCGCTTGACGATTCGTGGCAAGGGCTTGGTTTGGGGGATTGATTTCGCCGAACTTGGCCCAGCGGCCTCAAAAGCGATTATGCAGGAATGTTTTGCGCAAGGGTTAATTATCGAGCGGGTTGGCCGTGGCGATAGTGTGCTGAAAATCATGCCACCATTAACCATTGATTCGGCCTTGCTTGCCCAAGGCTGTGCCATTCTACAACAGGTAGTTCAAACCTATTTGGCTAGCACAAAGGAATAA
- a CDS encoding amino acid adenylation domain-containing protein: protein MSQTLPQGFSTDDLQLLAYLLEEAGIEHVVPNQIRPRPANLPVPLSFAQERLWFIDQLEPGNPAYNILFAVQIDGPLHVEYLQQSFNAVIARHESLRTSFPVLNDQPIQAIADNHDFDLTTVDLRYLTPIEQVSTIKQLSIEQRSIIEQQLLIDSAHRFDLAQGPLLYGRLLWLAEQQYVLILNLHHAIFDGWSLAIFIEELRHCYSALLAGQALDLAPAALQYADFSYWQREYLQGEVLAEQLAFWQNQFAGRLPTLALPTDRPRPKHETGRGAALPFSIDQGLTEQLQHLAQREHATMFMLLLAAFQLVLARYSQQQEFVVGSPIANRDRVEIEHLIGFFVNMLLLRCDVQLHLSFREFLVQVRETTLEAYAHQDLPFEQLVEVLQPDRGAGYGSLFQVMFVLQNTPKVNYEIADLKLHFLDTEAHSTKYDLTMTLIETVTGLEGWFEFNTDLYDQATIQRMLGHYQQVLRVSAAAPDQALSTISLFDEQAQTALFNLSNQTQHDFGAATFLERFAKQVAATPDAIAVRDTHQQYSYQALQQRAMALAAQLQQHGVMQETLVPILLPRTSDFVVAVLGVFYAGAAYLPLDPAWPSQRSAQILQGLAIPALVCEPDLAYWFAEHVQPLLVLHNQPQLIEISSLTSDPSPTTADEGSISSPLQLAYTLFTSGSTGTPKGVMIDQAGMLNHLLVMNQVLELQAHDVVAQTASQCFDISVWQMLAGLLVGATVAIIDDQTMRDPLALAQSLAEQQVTIFEPVPSLLQALLETLQSPAEQAFLDSLRWVLPTGEALQPVQARQWFANYPQIPLLNAYGPAECADDVTLQRLDTAATEGHSTMPIGKPVANMQVFVLDANWQLLPLGAVGELYIGGVGVGRGYLNDPARTASAFVPNPFADNGSRLYRTGDLVRQTADGVLHFIGRADQQVKVRGYRIELGEIEAVLAELSCLREAAVHPWQQQLVAYVVPAIDNPELTSLVQTALQQRLPSYMLPNQYVVLEQLPRNRNGKLDRQQLPAPNLANCGFQTRLVEPRTQTEADLATIWASILKLDVISIDANFFSSGGHSLLATRVMLRTRQHYSRDLPLRMIFEAPTIREFAALLEQHQATSALPSLLVPIKPQGSRAPLMCVHAIAGTVGCYSELAATLDPEQPLYALQAPGIDGGTTHTTVEAIAQAYCQVLRQLQPHGPYRLAGWSFGGLVALEMARQLQLTGEQVSMLSLIDSFLAEPPADPFPLIQSFAADLFADVDPLAAQQIAWPAIGALPKEQQLAALYQQAQQARLIDADLPFDLTQRLYAVFTNHAQAIQNYQPATYLGAVQLLQAQANSAAAQRWQAVIPHLHVQVIGGDHISILRQPYVQVLANAIEQRA from the coding sequence ATGAGCCAAACCTTGCCCCAAGGCTTTTCGACCGATGACCTTCAGTTGCTGGCCTATTTGCTTGAAGAAGCAGGCATTGAGCATGTTGTGCCAAACCAAATTCGGCCTCGGCCAGCCAATCTTCCAGTTCCGCTGTCGTTTGCCCAAGAACGCTTGTGGTTTATCGACCAGCTCGAGCCTGGTAATCCCGCCTACAATATTTTGTTTGCAGTGCAGATTGATGGCCCGTTGCATGTCGAATACTTGCAGCAGAGCTTTAATGCGGTGATTGCCCGCCACGAGAGCCTGCGTACCAGCTTTCCAGTGCTTAACGATCAGCCGATCCAGGCGATTGCTGACAACCATGATTTTGACTTAACAACCGTCGATCTACGCTATTTGACACCAATTGAACAAGTATCAACAATCAAACAGTTATCAATTGAACAACGCTCAATTATCGAACAACAATTACTGATCGATAGTGCCCATCGTTTTGATTTGGCGCAAGGCCCATTGCTGTATGGGCGTTTGCTCTGGCTGGCGGAACAGCAGTATGTGTTGATTCTCAATCTGCATCATGCGATTTTTGATGGCTGGTCGCTGGCAATTTTTATTGAGGAATTACGCCATTGCTATAGCGCCTTGCTTGCGGGCCAAGCGCTCGATTTAGCCCCAGCAGCATTGCAATATGCCGATTTTAGTTATTGGCAGCGTGAATATTTGCAGGGCGAGGTTTTGGCCGAACAATTAGCCTTTTGGCAAAACCAATTTGCTGGACGCTTGCCCACCTTGGCCTTACCAACCGATCGACCACGCCCAAAACACGAAACTGGCCGTGGCGCAGCCTTGCCATTTAGCATTGATCAGGGATTGACTGAGCAGTTGCAACACCTGGCCCAACGCGAACATGCGACAATGTTTATGCTGTTGTTGGCAGCGTTTCAGCTGGTGTTAGCCCGCTATAGCCAGCAGCAAGAGTTTGTGGTTGGCTCGCCGATTGCCAATCGTGATCGGGTTGAAATTGAGCATTTGATCGGCTTTTTCGTCAATATGCTGCTGCTGCGTTGCGATGTTCAGCTGCACCTGAGCTTTCGCGAATTTTTGGTGCAAGTGCGCGAAACCACGCTCGAAGCCTATGCCCACCAAGATTTGCCGTTTGAGCAGTTGGTCGAGGTGCTGCAGCCCGACCGTGGCGCAGGCTATGGTTCGTTGTTTCAGGTGATGTTTGTGCTGCAAAATACGCCCAAGGTTAATTATGAAATCGCCGATTTAAAACTGCACTTTCTGGATACCGAGGCGCATAGCACCAAATATGACCTGACGATGACCTTGATTGAAACCGTAACTGGATTGGAAGGTTGGTTTGAATTCAATACCGATTTGTATGATCAGGCCACGATTCAGCGTATGCTTGGGCATTATCAACAGGTATTGCGTGTAAGTGCCGCAGCGCCTGATCAGGCGCTTAGCACGATTAGCTTATTTGATGAGCAAGCTCAAACAGCCTTATTCAACCTAAGTAATCAAACCCAGCACGACTTTGGCGCGGCTACGTTCTTAGAACGCTTTGCCAAGCAAGTTGCGGCTACGCCCGACGCAATTGCGGTGCGCGATACTCATCAGCAATATTCCTATCAGGCTTTGCAGCAACGGGCCATGGCGTTGGCGGCCCAACTGCAACAACATGGCGTTATGCAAGAAACCCTCGTGCCAATTTTGCTGCCGCGTACTAGCGATTTTGTGGTTGCGGTTTTGGGTGTTTTTTACGCTGGAGCGGCCTATTTACCGCTTGACCCTGCTTGGCCCTCCCAACGCAGCGCCCAGATTTTGCAGGGATTGGCGATTCCAGCCTTAGTTTGCGAACCTGATTTAGCCTATTGGTTTGCTGAGCATGTTCAGCCGTTGCTTGTGCTCCACAATCAGCCCCAGTTAATCGAGATATCTTCCCTCACCTCCGACCCCTCTCCCACGACGGCGGACGAGGGGAGCATTAGTTCACCGTTGCAATTGGCCTATACCCTGTTTACCTCTGGCTCAACGGGCACACCCAAAGGCGTGATGATCGATCAGGCGGGCATGCTCAACCACCTGTTGGTGATGAATCAGGTGTTGGAACTACAAGCCCATGATGTGGTGGCCCAAACCGCCTCGCAGTGCTTCGATATCTCGGTGTGGCAGATGTTGGCGGGCTTACTGGTTGGCGCAACGGTCGCAATCATTGACGATCAGACGATGCGTGACCCGTTGGCGTTAGCCCAAAGCTTGGCTGAGCAGCAGGTCACGATTTTCGAGCCTGTACCGAGCCTGTTGCAGGCTTTGCTTGAGACATTGCAAAGCCCTGCTGAACAAGCATTCTTGGACAGCTTGCGCTGGGTTTTGCCCACGGGCGAGGCCTTGCAACCAGTTCAGGCTCGCCAATGGTTTGCCAACTATCCGCAGATTCCGTTGTTGAATGCGTATGGGCCGGCGGAATGTGCCGATGATGTGACCTTGCAACGGCTGGATACTGCTGCGACCGAAGGCCATAGCACAATGCCAATCGGCAAGCCTGTTGCCAATATGCAGGTGTTTGTGCTTGATGCAAATTGGCAATTGCTGCCACTGGGTGCAGTCGGCGAATTGTATATTGGCGGAGTCGGAGTTGGTCGGGGTTACTTGAATGATCCAGCCCGTACCGCCAGCGCGTTCGTACCCAATCCGTTTGCCGATAATGGCAGTCGGCTCTATCGTACTGGCGATTTGGTGCGCCAAACTGCCGATGGAGTGTTGCACTTCATTGGCCGCGCTGATCAACAAGTCAAAGTGCGCGGTTATCGAATTGAACTAGGCGAGATCGAGGCGGTCTTGGCAGAATTAAGCTGTTTGCGCGAGGCGGCGGTACACCCTTGGCAGCAACAATTAGTCGCCTACGTGGTTCCGGCCATCGATAATCCCGAGTTGACAAGCCTTGTGCAGACTGCACTCCAACAGCGTTTGCCCAGCTACATGCTGCCAAACCAATATGTAGTTTTAGAACAATTGCCGCGCAATCGTAATGGCAAACTTGATCGCCAACAACTGCCAGCGCCGAATCTTGCCAACTGTGGCTTTCAAACGAGGCTGGTTGAGCCACGGACTCAGACCGAGGCCGATTTAGCGACAATTTGGGCATCAATACTGAAACTTGACGTAATCAGTATTGATGCCAATTTCTTTAGCAGCGGCGGCCATTCGCTCTTGGCAACGCGGGTGATGCTGCGCACGCGCCAGCATTATAGCCGTGATTTACCATTGCGCATGATTTTTGAAGCGCCAACTATTCGTGAATTTGCCGCATTATTGGAACAGCACCAAGCAACGTCGGCACTGCCCAGCCTCCTTGTGCCAATCAAGCCCCAAGGCTCGCGCGCGCCACTGATGTGTGTCCATGCAATTGCTGGCACAGTTGGCTGTTATAGCGAGCTGGCCGCAACGCTTGATCCTGAGCAACCGCTGTATGCGCTGCAAGCACCTGGAATTGACGGCGGTACAACTCATACCACGGTTGAGGCAATTGCCCAAGCCTATTGCCAAGTGCTGCGGCAGTTGCAACCTCATGGGCCATATCGTTTGGCTGGCTGGTCGTTTGGTGGCTTGGTTGCGCTTGAAATGGCGCGGCAACTGCAACTGACTGGTGAGCAGGTATCCATGCTCAGTTTGATCGATAGCTTTCTGGCCGAGCCACCTGCTGATCCCTTCCCATTGATTCAGAGCTTCGCCGCCGATCTGTTTGCTGATGTTGATCCATTAGCTGCTCAACAGATCGCTTGGCCTGCAATTGGAGCATTGCCTAAAGAGCAACAATTAGCAGCACTCTATCAACAAGCCCAACAGGCTCGCCTGATTGATGCTGATCTGCCATTCGATCTAACGCAACGACTATATGCGGTTTTTACCAACCATGCCCAAGCAATCCAAAACTACCAGCCTGCTACATACCTTGGGGCGGTTCAATTGCTGCAAGCGCAAGCCAACTCAGCGGCAGCTCAGCGCTGGCAAGCAGTCATTCCACATCTGCATGTTCAGGTGATTGGCGGCGATCATATCAGCATTCTGCGGCAGCCCTATGTGCAGGTTTTAGCAAACGCCATAGAACAGAGAGCATAG
- a CDS encoding ABC transporter ATP-binding protein, translating into MKAWQLMLRLIRYRPAIYGFGVLIWSIFFISPLLPGLINRAIFDQLSGSAPAVFGIWTLLALLITTEISRRLLTQLGTAMDISVQYNIAGLLRKNMLKRILAQPGAQALYTSSSAAINNFRDDVEEILTFSIWLLDVFGNVLFSLIALGILLQINQQVTLVILGPLLIVVSAFTIANQRIQRYRQASRAATSKVSDFLGEMFGATQAIKVANAEAAVIGHFQHLNDQRRQFMVKDRAFTALLSSVYANTISLGTGMILLLAGEAMRTGNFSVGDFSLFVYYFSMVTRLPSLIGLLLTHYKQAGVSFQRMQQLLKDAPPTALVEHGPITPDQQLDFSPASTLPVLQRIDISNLDYYYPNSQAGIKAINFRLERGQFVVITGKVGSGKTTLLRALLGLVPAHGTIIWNDQLIEHPAEQLIPPNCAYTAQVPRLLSSSLHDNLSLGLNLSTTKLQQAIETSVLAPDLQHMPEGLATELGARGVRLSGGQLQRTALARMLVRSSELMIVDDCSSALDVTTEQQLWQALRQHPTTWLVVSHRRAVLQLADWVIVLEAGQIAAQGQLHDLRETSAVMRELWQAEP; encoded by the coding sequence ATGAAAGCTTGGCAATTAATGCTGCGTTTGATCCGCTATCGACCAGCAATATATGGCTTTGGGGTGCTGATTTGGAGCATATTTTTTATCTCACCCTTGCTGCCAGGCTTGATCAATCGGGCAATTTTCGACCAACTCAGCGGCTCGGCTCCAGCGGTATTTGGCATCTGGACGCTCCTCGCACTCTTGATCACCACTGAGATTAGTCGGCGTTTATTGACCCAACTCGGAACGGCAATGGATATTAGCGTGCAATACAACATTGCAGGCTTGTTGCGCAAAAATATGCTCAAGCGGATTTTGGCTCAGCCAGGCGCACAAGCCTTGTATACCTCATCCAGTGCGGCGATCAACAATTTTCGCGATGATGTTGAGGAAATTCTGACCTTCAGCATTTGGCTGCTTGATGTATTTGGTAATGTGCTGTTCAGTCTAATTGCGCTGGGAATTTTGCTGCAAATCAATCAACAGGTAACCTTGGTTATTTTGGGTCCATTGCTGATCGTGGTTTCAGCCTTTACCATCGCCAACCAACGGATTCAGCGCTATCGTCAGGCCAGTCGGGCCGCAACCAGCAAGGTTTCCGATTTTTTGGGCGAAATGTTTGGGGCAACCCAAGCGATCAAAGTCGCGAATGCTGAAGCTGCAGTAATCGGCCATTTTCAACACCTGAACGATCAACGCCGCCAATTCATGGTCAAAGATCGAGCCTTCACCGCCTTGCTTAGCTCCGTTTACGCTAACACAATTAGCCTTGGCACAGGCATGATCTTGTTGCTAGCGGGCGAGGCAATGCGTACTGGTAATTTTAGTGTTGGCGATTTCTCGCTGTTTGTTTATTATTTTTCGATGGTTACCCGTTTACCCTCGCTGATTGGCTTGTTGCTGACCCACTACAAACAAGCGGGAGTTTCGTTCCAACGTATGCAACAGCTGTTAAAGGATGCACCGCCAACCGCTTTGGTTGAACATGGACCAATTACGCCCGATCAACAGCTTGATTTTAGCCCAGCCAGTACTTTACCAGTATTGCAACGGATTGACATAAGCAACTTAGACTATTACTACCCCAACAGCCAAGCTGGCATCAAGGCGATCAATTTCAGACTTGAGCGTGGCCAGTTTGTGGTAATTACCGGCAAAGTTGGTTCGGGCAAAACCACCCTATTGCGGGCCTTGCTTGGGTTAGTGCCAGCACATGGCACGATTATCTGGAATGATCAGTTGATCGAACACCCTGCTGAACAACTGATTCCCCCAAATTGTGCTTATACGGCCCAAGTACCGCGCTTATTGAGCAGCTCGCTGCATGATAATTTGAGTTTAGGGCTGAACCTAAGTACTACCAAATTACAACAGGCGATTGAAACAAGTGTATTAGCACCAGATTTACAGCACATGCCCGAAGGCCTTGCGACAGAGCTTGGTGCGCGAGGGGTGCGCTTATCCGGTGGTCAACTGCAACGAACAGCTTTAGCGCGGATGTTGGTACGTTCAAGCGAATTAATGATCGTTGATGATTGTTCGAGCGCCTTGGATGTAACCACCGAGCAACAACTGTGGCAAGCGCTGCGCCAACACCCAACCACCTGGCTCGTCGTTTCGCATCGCCGTGCTGTCCTTCAGCTAGCCGATTGGGTCATTGTGCTTGAGGCTGGTCAAATTGCAGCCCAAGGCCAACTCCATGATTTGCGTGAAACATCGGCAGTCATGCGTGAGCTTTGGCAAGCTGAACCATAG